A segment of the Leptolyngbya sp. NIES-3755 genome:
GCGGCAACTAGAGTATATTCCTGATGACCTCGAAGATCTTGAGAAAATCATGGCTTCGATCTATTACATGAATCTCTCAGTGTTCCAATCGGCTCCAGACATTTGGGGGATTGATCAACTGTTCCCGATCATGCCAATTCACCGACTGAACGAAGAGCCAACCAAACGAGCAACTTTAGTCGATTTGACTTGTGATAGTGATGGCAAGATCGATCAATTCATTGATTTGCGCGATGTGAAATCGGTGTTAGAACTGCATTCACTCAAGCCCGGCGAGCCTTACTATGTGGGAATGTTCCTGAATGGGGCATACCAGGAAATTATGGGCAACTTACATAATTTGTTTGGTGACACTAACACAGTTCACATCCAACTCACGCCCAAGGGTTATCAGATTCAGCACGTCGTTCGCGGAGATACGATCGAAGAAGTCTTAGGCTATGTGCAATACGATGTGGAAGACATGATCGAAAGCATCCGATTGCAAACTGAACACGCACTGGAAGACAATCGCATTACCTTACAGGAATCCCAATTATTGCTTCAGAACTACGAGCGCAGTCTGAGCGGTTACACTTATCTACTGTCTTAATGACGATGTTAGGGGTGTCCTAATAACAGCACCCCTACAAAAGTTTCTGATGACGATCGCGAATGTTTGCACCGTTTACTTCTGTGCGGGAACTGTATGAGGTGCTGCGAATTTTGAAGCGGATCGGACCAGCGATCGCGCAAGGATGAATCTCTTCATAATGTCAGCCAGCGTTCTTAACTACATCGATCGACTTGCGCGGTTTGCAGCACGATTTGATCGATCGCGCTTGCGAGTGCTGTTCCCGACTGTCCAGGCTGATTCACAACAATGCTAAACGCGATCGTGCCATAGTTCGGGTTTTCCAGGTAGCCAGAGAGCGCTCTTACGCCTCGTAACGTTCCAGTTTTGCCATGAAGATTGCCCTGAACTAAGGTATTACGGAATCGATTGCGAAGGGTTCCATTCACGCCAGCAACGGCTAGAGAGCGATAGAATAGTTCGTTCTGAGGCGCGGTAAACATGGCTTCTAATAACGTCACCAATGCGGCTGGGGTGACTCGGTTACTGCGAGAAAGTCCTGAACCGTCTACCTGTGCATAACTACTGGCATCAATACCCAAACTTGCCAAGGCACTTCTAATTGCGGTTTGACCTCCGATTCGACGGCGTAGAGCATCGGCTCGATCGTTGTCGCTGTATCGATTCACGACCGTTAGCCAATTCTGAAAATTTGCCAGCGGAGCGCGATCGGCAAGTTGAAGCGCGGCGGCTGTGGTTAATAACTTGACATTCGAGGCGGGAATCAGAGAAAGATTCGGATTGCGCTGGTAAAGAGTTGTCGATTTCTCGATCGGTTTAATCACGATGCCCCATTGAGCATTCCGAAATCTGGGTTGCTGGATAATGCGATCGATTCTGGAGGCGAGATCGCTTGCACAGAAACTTGTGATTGGGGCAAGATTTTGACTGGTTTGAGCGATCGCGGTTTCGGGGCGGCTCCAAAGTCCTAAGCTCAGACTGGCAATAATCGCAGTCGTTTTTATGACTTGAGAAGTTCGGATTCGGGCGGTTTGATCGGATCTTTGCATCGGGCTAATCGTGGAATTCACTGAGATTTTCCGTAGCAGAATCTTTCCTGCCGCGAAGCAATATATCACAAGATTGGCTGTCGATCACGGTTCTAAAATCTGTTGGGATGTTGGAAAATAAAGAAATTGAGAGCAAAAAATTATGCTTCTAGAATTAAAGCGAATTGAAGTTCCACCAGGGCAGCGAGTCTTACTCCAGGATGTTTCATGGCAAGAATTTGAGCGGATTTTAGAAGAATTGGGCGATCGACGTTCTGCCCGAATTGCTTATGAGAACGGAACTTTGGAAATTATGACTCCGCTGCTTGCACATGAAGCAGATAAAGAAGCGATCGGGGACTTGATTAAAGCGTTATTAGAAGAATTAAATATTGAATTTCGTAGCTTAGGATCTACAATCTACAAGCATCAGGCAGTGATGAAGGGCATTGAACCTGATCAGTGTTTTTATATTCAAAATGAATCCAGAATTAGGAGTAAGAAACACATAGATTTGAACATTGATCCACCTCCAGATCTTGTTCTTGAAATCGATTTAACTTCTCGAACTCATCCCAGTATCTATCAAGCCTTGGGTGTCCCGGAACTATGGCGATTTGAGAAAGGGCAACTCCAGATTAATGTATTGCGTAACGGGCAGTATGAGGTTTCAGAGCGAGGCGAGATTTTCGCAATGCTCCCGATTGCACAAGTGATTTCATACTATCGAGAACAGAGCAACATTATTGGCAGGAATGCAGCCTTGAAAGCCTTTCGGCAATGGGTGAGACAGCAGATTAATTTGTAGCTGGCTCGATCGATAATTCGATCCGAAATTCTGAACCTTCGCCAAGTTTAGAAGAGCAGTTCAACTGTCCACCATGCTTTTCTACAATAATTTGATAGCTCACAGAGAGTCCCATTCCTGTGCCTTTACCGACAGGTTTTGTAGTGAAGAATGGATCGAATAGCTTTGATTTCACAGTGTCATTCATTCCTGTTCCATTGTCTGCAATCCGAATGACGATCACATTAGACTCTCGCTGAGTGGTAATGGTAATTCTGGGTGCGTTTTGTTCTGCTAAAGCATCGATCGCATTATTCAAAATATTCATCAATACCTGATTGAGCAAGCCTGGATAACATTCAATCTCAGGCAGATCGCCATAATGTTGAATGACCTCGATCGATTGCAGCCGATGTTGCAGAATCAGTAAAGTACTTTCGAGTCCAACATGGATATCTACGACTTTTTTTTCTGCTTCATCTAGACGAGAAAAGTTTCTCAGCGATAGAACAATGTCGCGAATCCGTTGAGTTCCGGTTTTCATCGAAGTCAAGAGTTTTGGCAAGTCTTCCTCTACAAAATCGAGGTCAATCTCATCGATTAGCTTCTTTAATTGCGCTGAAGGCTGAGAATGTTCTTGTTCATAGAGATTGAGCAGTTTGAAAAGATCAGTGATGTAATCGATTGCATAACCCACATTGCCATGAATAAAACTCACTGGATTGTTGATTTCATGTGCAAGTCCAGCGGTTAACTGCCCTAGTCCTGACATTTTCTCAGTCTGAATCAGTTGCAATTGAGTGTGCTGTAGTTTCTCTAAAGCTTCTTGTAATTGCAAGGTTTGGTCACGGAATTGAGACTCCGATCGCGAAATGGTTGTCAAATTGGTTTCAATCCGCCGTGTCATCTGATGAAGCTCACGAGCGAGAATCCCAATCTCATCCTGGCGCTCCTCAAATTCCTGAAGTAGGGAAGTATCTATCCCAGATTGGTTAAAACATCCCACTTGTTGAGCAAACTCAGTGAGTCGTTGCATTGAACCTGACAAGAAGTTTGCTAACGGTAGAGCCAGAAATCCAATCAAAATCAATACGCCACCACTGATTCCATAGCCAACTAACAGCAATTGATGGGTTGCTTCGATCGCTTTTGTATTCGGTTTGCCAACATAGAGGATGCCGATCGGTTTCGCTTCAGAAGGATTGAGTTGAATGCGGTGATCAAACAGAGGCGCATAAGCGGTCATGTAAGTCCGACCGACAATATTCGTGTCTCCAATAAAAGGTTTTCCTTGTTGAAGAACGGTTTCGGCAACTTCACGCGCCACTCTTGTTCCGATTGCACGACGATTGCCCTCTAGGGTTGGAATGTTCGTACTCACTCGCCAGTCATAAGCAAATAAAGTCGCTGTAGGACTATTGGTTTTATGGCGAATCGTATCGACTAAAGCTGTGTTTCGATTCAGCAAAGTCCCGACGATCGCAGTTCCAACAATCTGGTTATTTTGCACAATTGGTTTAACCGCGATCGTTGCAATCCCAACCTTGCCTTGCTCCAGATCGTAGATTCCCTCTGGTAAGGGCTGTTTCGCCTTTGAAAGTCCAGCCTTTTTTTGCGATCGAATTCCAATACTTGCTTGCTGATCTAATCCGAGTTGTTTCAGAATTGCAGCATTTAGAATCTCGTGACCTGTGAACGATCGACGGTTTTGGAGGGCAGCTTGAACGATCGCTAATTGGCTCAAATCAATTCCAACCGGAACCGTTAGCAAATGGTAGGTCGGAGGAACAGTCTGATTCTCTGGAGGCAGTGCTTCGTTCTCATCTGGAAGATTTGCGATCGATCGGATTTTATGAGCTACGGTTTTTCCTTGAGCATCTGTGAGTAGATAAAAACTTGCAGTCAGATCTCGATCGGTTGAACTTTGCACCACATCCTTTAGGCGATCAGATTTGGCAGTTGCGAGATTAATTCTGGCGGTTTCAATCTCTTCGGCTAATCCATCTGCTAGTAAAAGATGTTGAGTTTCTAGCTGCTGCTGTTGTTGCTGAAAGAATTCGAGATCGTTTTCTAGAACGCGCTGCATCTTTTCGATCAACTGCTGTTCAGAAAGATGAATCAAGCTATAAGACACAATCCCAGTCGGAACGATCGCGGCAGTCATCAGCGCAAATGCCAGCTTTTTACGAAACGAACAATTTAGCCAACTCGATCGCAGTCTTTGAGCAATCGAGGAACGATTCGATTTGAACATACTTGGAAGAACAGGAAACAGCACGTCGAAAAGAGCGGAAATGGCTGGACGATCGCATCGATCAGTGGACGGGTCGATCGGTGGAACAGCAAATAGAACTGCTCGTTAGAATGCCTTTTCCCTGACGAAAATAAACAGCGTCCAAGTTTTGTCAGGGCAGCCAATTCCGGAAACCTGCGGCAAGATAAGATAAATAACGCAATTGTTGAAATTTTTTGGACTTCAATGGCTACTCCTCTTAGCGGCGCTCAAATTCGGCAAACGTTTCTCGATTTCTTCGCACAGCGCGGACACCAACCGCTTCCGAGTGCGTCGCTCGTGCCTGAAGATCCGACGGTGTTATTAACGATCGCGGGAATGCTCCCGTTCAAACCGATTTTCCTCGGTCAGCGACAAGCAGAATTCCCTCGTGCGACGACTTCCCAAAAATGTATCCGCACGAATGACATCGAGAATGTGGGACGCACCGCACGACACCATACGTTCTTTGAGATGTTGGGGAATTTCAGCTTTGGCGATTATTTCAAGTCGCAAGCGATCGCTTGGGCGTGGGAGTTGTCTACAAAAACGTATGGCTTACCTCCAGAACGCATTGTGGTGAGCGTATTCGAGGAGGACGACGAAGCGTTTGCGATCTGGCGCGATGAAATTGGCATTCCTGCACATCGAATTCAGCGAATGGGCGCGAAGGATAATTTCTGGAATTCGGGTC
Coding sequences within it:
- a CDS encoding D-alanyl-D-alanine carboxypeptidase, putative (similar to AA sequence:cyanobase_aa:LBDG_31960), whose product is MQRSDQTARIRTSQVIKTTAIIASLSLGLWSRPETAIAQTSQNLAPITSFCASDLASRIDRIIQQPRFRNAQWGIVIKPIEKSTTLYQRNPNLSLIPASNVKLLTTAAALQLADRAPLANFQNWLTVVNRYSDNDRADALRRRIGGQTAIRSALASLGIDASSYAQVDGSGLSRSNRVTPAALVTLLEAMFTAPQNELFYRSLAVAGVNGTLRNRFRNTLVQGNLHGKTGTLRGVRALSGYLENPNYGTIAFSIVVNQPGQSGTALASAIDQIVLQTAQVDRCS
- a CDS encoding hypothetical protein (protein of unknown function DUF820;~similar to AA sequence:cyanobase_aa:Cyan7425_1707), whose amino-acid sequence is MLLELKRIEVPPGQRVLLQDVSWQEFERILEELGDRRSARIAYENGTLEIMTPLLAHEADKEAIGDLIKALLEELNIEFRSLGSTIYKHQAVMKGIEPDQCFYIQNESRIRSKKHIDLNIDPPPDLVLEIDLTSRTHPSIYQALGVPELWRFEKGQLQINVLRNGQYEVSERGEIFAMLPIAQVISYYREQSNIIGRNAALKAFRQWVRQQINL
- a CDS encoding two-component sensor histidine kinase (similar to AA sequence:cyanobase_aa:alr2739): MTAAIVPTGIVSYSLIHLSEQQLIEKMQRVLENDLEFFQQQQQQLETQHLLLADGLAEEIETARINLATAKSDRLKDVVQSSTDRDLTASFYLLTDAQGKTVAHKIRSIANLPDENEALPPENQTVPPTYHLLTVPVGIDLSQLAIVQAALQNRRSFTGHEILNAAILKQLGLDQQASIGIRSQKKAGLSKAKQPLPEGIYDLEQGKVGIATIAVKPIVQNNQIVGTAIVGTLLNRNTALVDTIRHKTNSPTATLFAYDWRVSTNIPTLEGNRRAIGTRVAREVAETVLQQGKPFIGDTNIVGRTYMTAYAPLFDHRIQLNPSEAKPIGILYVGKPNTKAIEATHQLLLVGYGISGGVLILIGFLALPLANFLSGSMQRLTEFAQQVGCFNQSGIDTSLLQEFEERQDEIGILARELHQMTRRIETNLTTISRSESQFRDQTLQLQEALEKLQHTQLQLIQTEKMSGLGQLTAGLAHEINNPVSFIHGNVGYAIDYITDLFKLLNLYEQEHSQPSAQLKKLIDEIDLDFVEEDLPKLLTSMKTGTQRIRDIVLSLRNFSRLDEAEKKVVDIHVGLESTLLILQHRLQSIEVIQHYGDLPEIECYPGLLNQVLMNILNNAIDALAEQNAPRITITTQRESNVIVIRIADNGTGMNDTVKSKLFDPFFTTKPVGKGTGMGLSVSYQIIVEKHGGQLNCSSKLGEGSEFRIELSIEPATN